The region AGGCTTTCACTTTTTTAGGTTTAAAATCTATTTCTACTTGATTTTTAAGAATATCATCAAAAGTTTCACGTTGTCTAATTAGATGGGCTTCGCCATTATAAACTAAGACTTCAGCTGGTCTGTAACGCGAATTATAGTTGCTAGCCATGCTGTAACAATAGGCACCAGCATTACTAAATGCAAGGATATTGCCTTCATTTATTTCAGAAATGCGTCTATTGTTAGCAAAGGTATCTGTTTCACAGATATAACCCACTACACTGTAAAAACGCTCACGTCCTTCTGGGTTTGAGAGGTTTCTAATATCGTGTTGCGAGCCATACAACATAGGTCTAATTAAATGGTTAAATCCACTGTCTACTTGTGCAAAAACAGTTGAGGTAGTTTGCTTTACAACATTGACCTTAACTAAAAATTGTCCAGCTTCGCTTACTAGAAATTTACCAGGTTCAAAAGCTAAGGTTAATGGTTTACCATATTCTTTACAAAATTCGTTGAATCTTGTGCTTAATTTTTCGCCTAATTCTTCAATATTAGTTTCAATATCTCCTGCTTTATAAGGAACTTTAAATCCAGAACCAAAATCTATAAATTCTAAACTTTTAAAGTGTTTAGCGGTTTCAAACAAAATTTCGCTAGCATATAAAAACACATCAATATCTAAAATATCACTACCAGTATGCATATGGATACCGTTAATGTTCATTTTAGTATTTTCTACAATTCTAAGTATATGTGGTATTTGATGAATGGAAATTCCAAACTTGCTATCAATATGTCCAACAGAAATATTAGTATTTCCACCTGCCATAACATGTGGATTTATTCTAATACAAACTGGAATCTCTGGGTGATTAGTTCCAAATTGTTCTAAAATAGATAGATTATCAATATTGATTTGGCAACCTAATTTAGCAACCGTTTCAATTTCTTCTAAAGACACGCCATTTGGCGTAAAAATGATGCTTTCTGCATTAAAACCTGCAGCCAATCCTAATTGTACTTCTTGTATGGAAACAGTATCTAAACCAGCACCTAATTGTTTCATTAATTTTAAAACCGAGATATTAGACAAGGCTTTAACCGCATAATTAATTTTTAATTGATTAACGCCTTTAAAAGCAGTACTAAGTCTGTTGTATTGTGTGGCGATACGTTCTGCATCATAAACATAAATAGGGCTCCCAAAATCTTGTGCTATTTGTAATAATTGACTGTTTTGCATTTTGTTTTCTTTTTGTCAAAGGTATTTGTTTCCTTCTTTTTAAAAATTAAAGTAACGTAATATTACATATTTAAAACAATTTGTTAATTATTTAACAATCTAAATTGTTCATAATTGTACTACTGTTTTTTCATAATTAATTATTAGGGTAAGTAAATGTGATTATTTACTTTTGTAGCTCTAAAATTTTAAGTTTTTCGCTTTTGCGGAAATAATATATAAATCCATTAATAAAGATGAATTTACACGAATATCAAGGAAAAGAATTATTAAGCAGCTTTGGCGTACGTATTCAGCGTGGTATTGTTGCACAAAATGCTGATGAAGCAGTTGCTGCAGCAAAAAAACTAACCGAAGACACAGGAACAGGATGGCATGTCATTAAAGCACAAGTACATGCTGGTGGACGTGGAAAAGGTGGTGGAGTTAAGTTGGCTAAAAATTTAGACCAAGTTAAAGACATTGCTGGTCAAATTATTGGTATGGACTTAGTAACTCCGCAAACATCTGCAGAAGGTAAACGTGTACATCAAGTATTAGTGGCAGAGGATGTGTATTATCCAGGAGACTCTGAGCCAAACGAATTTTACATGTCTGTGTTATTAAACAGAGGTAATGGTCGTAATATGATTATGTATTCTACCGAAGGAGGAATGGATATAGAAACGGTTGCAGAAGAAACACCACATTTAATTTTTACTGAAGAAATCGATCCTGCAACAGGAATATTACCTTTTCAAGCTCGTCGTGTAGCCTTTAATTTAGGATTAAGCGGAATGGCTTTTAAAGAGATGACAAAATTTGTTACTGCATTATACACTGCTTACGATAAGTCGGATGCGTCTTTATTTGAAATTAATCCAGTGTTAAAAACTAGTGATGATAAGATTTTGGCTGTAGATGCTAAAGTAACTATAGACGATAATGCCCTATACAGACATAAAGATTTAGCAGCATTACGTGATTTACGTGAAGAAAGCCCAATAGAGGTGGAAGCTGGTGAGTTAGGATTAAACTAT is a window of Olleya sp. YS DNA encoding:
- the lysA gene encoding diaminopimelate decarboxylase, yielding MQNSQLLQIAQDFGSPIYVYDAERIATQYNRLSTAFKGVNQLKINYAVKALSNISVLKLMKQLGAGLDTVSIQEVQLGLAAGFNAESIIFTPNGVSLEEIETVAKLGCQINIDNLSILEQFGTNHPEIPVCIRINPHVMAGGNTNISVGHIDSKFGISIHQIPHILRIVENTKMNINGIHMHTGSDILDIDVFLYASEILFETAKHFKSLEFIDFGSGFKVPYKAGDIETNIEELGEKLSTRFNEFCKEYGKPLTLAFEPGKFLVSEAGQFLVKVNVVKQTTSTVFAQVDSGFNHLIRPMLYGSQHDIRNLSNPEGRERFYSVVGYICETDTFANNRRISEINEGNILAFSNAGAYCYSMASNYNSRYRPAEVLVYNGEAHLIRQRETFDDILKNQVEIDFKPKKVKA
- the sucC gene encoding ADP-forming succinate--CoA ligase subunit beta, which produces MNLHEYQGKELLSSFGVRIQRGIVAQNADEAVAAAKKLTEDTGTGWHVIKAQVHAGGRGKGGGVKLAKNLDQVKDIAGQIIGMDLVTPQTSAEGKRVHQVLVAEDVYYPGDSEPNEFYMSVLLNRGNGRNMIMYSTEGGMDIETVAEETPHLIFTEEIDPATGILPFQARRVAFNLGLSGMAFKEMTKFVTALYTAYDKSDASLFEINPVLKTSDDKILAVDAKVTIDDNALYRHKDLAALRDLREESPIEVEAGELGLNYVDLDGNVGCMVNGAGLAMATMDLIKQAGGEPANFLDVGGTADAARVEAAFRIILKDPAVKAILINIFGGIVRCDRVAQGVVDAYKNMGDAINVPIIVRLQGTNADIAKELIDNSGLDVMSATEFQEAADKVQAVLA